From Nitratidesulfovibrio vulgaris str. Hildenborough, a single genomic window includes:
- a CDS encoding KdsC family phosphatase has protein sequence MSVESMARKVSLLVLDIDGVMTDGGLYYDDEGRVSKRFNVQDGLGIKLAQSVGLHVAVITGLASEAVAQRVRGLGIEDYYAGYLRKTESLDAIRMKYGLEWEQVAYVGDDWVDFGPMKLVGFPVAVANAQPEVKALAKYVTAARGGEGAVREVVRLILASRGVLDELAASWMERA, from the coding sequence ATGTCTGTTGAGTCGATGGCCCGCAAGGTCTCTCTCCTCGTGCTCGACATCGACGGAGTGATGACCGATGGCGGGCTTTATTATGACGATGAAGGCCGGGTTTCGAAGCGTTTCAATGTGCAGGACGGGCTGGGCATAAAGCTTGCCCAGTCTGTGGGACTGCATGTGGCCGTCATTACGGGACTCGCCTCCGAGGCCGTGGCGCAGAGGGTGCGCGGTCTGGGCATCGAGGACTATTACGCAGGATATCTGCGCAAGACCGAGTCGCTTGATGCCATTCGCATGAAATACGGCCTTGAGTGGGAACAGGTCGCCTATGTCGGTGACGACTGGGTCGATTTCGGCCCCATGAAGCTGGTCGGATTCCCCGTAGCCGTCGCCAATGCCCAGCCCGAGGTCAAGGCGCTTGCGAAGTACGTGACCGCGGCCCGGGGTGGAGAAGGCGCGGTGCGTGAGGTCGTGCGCCTTATCCTTGCCAGCCGGGGAGTGCTCGATGAGCTTGCCGCATCATGGATGGAACGGGCATGA